A window of Tursiops truncatus isolate mTurTru1 chromosome 8, mTurTru1.mat.Y, whole genome shotgun sequence contains these coding sequences:
- the GANAB gene encoding neutral alpha-glucosidase AB isoform X1 gives MAAVAAVAARRRRSWTGLVLACLGVCLGITLAVDRSNFKTCEESSFCKRQRSIRPGHSPYRALLDSLQLGPDALTVHLINEVTKVLLVLELQGLRRNMTRIRIDELEPRRPRYRVPDVLVADPPTAGLSVSGRDANSVELTMAEGPYKIILTAQPFRLDLLEDRSLLLSVNARGLLNFEHQRAPRVSFSDKVSLTLGSIWDKIKNLFSRQGSKDPAEGDGAQPEETPGDGDKPDETQGKAEHDEPGAWEETFKTHTDSKPFGPTSVSLDFSLPGMEHVYGIPEHADNLRLKVTEGGEPYRLYNLDVFQYELYNRMALYGSVPVLLAHSPHRDLGIFWLNAAETWVDISSNTAGKTLFGKMLDYLQGSGETPQTDVRWISESGIIDVFLLLGPSVFDVFRQYASLTGTQVLPPLFSLGYHQSRWNYRDEADVLEVDQGFDDHNLPCDVIWLDIEHADGKRYFTWDPSRFPQPLTMLEHLASKRRKLVAIVDPHIKVDSGYRVHEELQNLGLYVKTRDGSDYEGWCWPGAAGYPDFTNPKMRAWWANMFRFDNYEGSSPNLYVWNDMNEPSVFNGPEVTMLKDAQHYGGWEHRDVHNIYGFYVHMATADGLVLRSGGIERPFVLSRAFFAGSQRFGAVWTGDNAAEWDHLKISIPMCLSLGLVGLSFCGADVGGFFKNPEPELLVRWYQMGAYQPFFRAHAHLDTGRREPWLLPSQYHDIIRDALGQRYSLLPFWYTLFYQAHREGIPIMRPLWVHYPQDVTTFSIDDQFLLGDALLVHPVSDSEAHGVQVYLPGQGEVWYDVHSYQKHHGPQTLYLPVTLSSIPVFQRGGTIVPRWMRVRRSSDCMKDDPITLFVALSLQGTAQGELFLDDGHTFNYQTRHEFLLRRFSFSGNTLVSSSADPKGHFETPIWIERVVIIGAGKPATVVLQTKGSPESRLSFQHDPETSVLILRKPGVSVVSDWSIHLR, from the exons ATGGCGGCGGTAGCGGCAGTGGCGGCGCGTAGGAGGCG GTCTTGGACTGGTTTGGTACTGGCTTGTTTAGGCGTCTGCCTGGGAATTACCCTGGCTGTGGATAGAAGCAACTTTAAGACCTGCGAAGAGAGTTCCTTCTGCAA GAGGCAACGAAGCATACGGCCAGGCCATTCTCCATACCGAGCCTTGCTGGACTCTCTGCAGCTTGGTCCTGATGCCCTCACGGTCCATCTGATCAACGAAGTCACTAAG GTGTTGCTTGTGCTGGAGCTCCAGGGGCTTCGAAGGAACATGACTCGGATCAGAATTGATGAACTAGAGCCCCGGCGGCCCCGATACCGTGTGCCAGACGTGTTGGTGGCTGATCCCCCCACAGCTGG GCTTTCTGTCTCTGGCCGGGATGCCAACAGCGTAGAGCTAACCATGGCTGAGGGGCCCTATAAAATCATCTTGACGGCACAGCCATTCCGCCTCGACCTACTGGAGGACCGCAGCCTTCTGCTCAGTGTCAATGCCCGAGGACTCTTAAATTTTGAGCACCAGAGGGCTCCCAGGGTCTC tTTCTCGGATAAAGTTAGTCTCACGCTCGGTAGCATTTGGGATAAGATCAAGAACCTTTTCTCTAG GCAAGGATCAAAAGACCCAGCTGAGGGCGATGGGGCCCAGCCCGAGGAAACACCTGGGGATGGTGACAAG CCAGATGAGACCCAGGGGAAGGCAGAGCACGATGAGCCAGGAGCCTGGGAAGAGACATTTAAAACTCACACTGACAGCAAGCCCTTtg gCCCCACGTCTGTGAGTTTGGACTTCTCTCTGCCAGGCATGGAGCATGTGTATGGGATCCCCGAGCATGCAGACAACCTGAGGCTGAAAGTCACTGA gggtggggagcCGTATCGCCTCTACAATTTGGACGTGTTCCAGTATGAGCTGTACAACCGCATGGCCCTATATGGGTCTGTGCCCGTGCTCCTAGCACACAGCCCTCATCGGGACCTGGGCATCTTCTGGCTCAACGCCGCAGAGACCTGGGTTGACATATCCTCCAACACTGCAGGCAAG ACCCTGTTTGGGAAGATGCTGGACTACCTGCAGGGCTCTGGGGAGACCCCACAGACAGATGTTCGCTGGATATCGGAGAGTGGCATCATTGATGTCTTCCTGCTACTTGGGCCGTCTGTCTTTGATGTCTTCCGGCAGTACGCTAGTCTCACAG GGACCCAGGTTTTGCCCCCGCTCTTCTCCCTCGGCTACCACCAGAGCCGCTGGAACTATCGGGATGAGGCTGACGTTCTGGAAGTCGATCAGGGCTTCGATGATCACAACCTGCCTTGCGATGTCATCTGGCTGGACATTGAGCATGCTGATGGCAAGCGGTATTTCACCTGGGACCCCAGCCGtttcccccagcccctcaccaTGCTTGAGCATTTGGCCTCCAAGAGGCGGAAG CTGGTGGCCATCGTGGACCCCCACATCAAGGTGGACTCTGGCTACCGCGTACATGAAGAGTTGCAGAACCTGGGTCTGTACGTTAAAACCCGGGATGGCTCTGACTACGAAGGCTGGTGCTGGCCAG GCGCAGCCGGTTACCCTGATTTCACCAATCCCAAGATGAGGGCCTGGTGGGCTAACATGTTTCGCTTTGACAATTATGAG GGCTCATCTCCCAACCTCTATGTCTGGAATGACATGAATGAACCGTCCGTGTTCAATGGTCCTGAGGTCACCATGCTCAAGGATGCCCAGCATTATGGGGGTTGGGAGCACCGAGACGTGCATAACATCTATGGCTTCTACGTG CACATGGCGACTGCTGACGGGCTGGTGCTGCGCTCCGGGGGCATAGAACGCCCCTTTGTCCTGAGCAGGGCTTTCTTTGCTGGCTCCCAGCGCTTTG gAGCCGTGTGGACAGGCGACAATGCTGCCGAATGGGACCATTTGAAGATCTCTATTCCTATGTGTCTCAGCTTGGGGCTGGTGGGACTTTCCTTCTGTGGAG CGGATGTGGGCGGCTTCTTCAAAAATCCAGAGCCAGAGCTGCTTGTGCGCTGGTACCAGATGGGTGCCTACCAGCCGTTCTTCCGGGCACATGCCCACTTGGACACTGGTCGGCGAGAGCCGTGGTTGTTACCGTCTCAGTACCATGACATAATCCGAGACGCCTTGGGTCAGCGATACTCCCTACTGCCCTTCTGGTATACCCTCTTCTATCAGGCCCATCGTGAAGGGATTCCTATCATGAG GCCCCTGTGGGTTCATTATCCTCAGGATGTGACCACCTTCAGTATAGATGATCAGTTCCTGCTTG GGGATGCATTGCTGGTTCACCCTGTATCAGACTCTGAGGCTCATGGCGTGCAGGTCTATCTTCCTGGCCAAGGGGAG GTGTGGTATGACGTTCATAGCTACCAGAAGCATCATGGTCCCCAGACCCTGTATCTGCCTGTAACTCTAAGCAGT ATCCCTGTGTTCCAGCGTGGAGGGACAATTGTGCCCCGATGGATGCGAGTGCGGCGTTCTTCAGACTGCATGAAGGATGACCCCATCACTCTTTTCGTTGCACTCAGCCTCCAG GGTACGGCCCAAGGAGAGCTCTTTCTAGATGATGGGCACACGTTCAACTATCAGACTCGCCATGAGTTCCTGCTGCGTCGATTCTCATTCTCTGGCAACACCCTTGTCTCCAG CTCAGCAGACCCCAAAGGCCACTTTGAGACACCAATTTGGATTGAGCGGGTGGTGATAATAGGGGCTGGAAAGCCAGCAACCGTGGTACTCCAGACAAAAG GATCTCCTGAAAGCCGCCTGTCCTTCCAGCATGACCCTGAGACCTCTGTGTTGATCCTGCGCAAGCCTGGCGTCAGTGTGGTATCCGACTGGAGTATTCACCTGCGATAA
- the GANAB gene encoding neutral alpha-glucosidase AB isoform X2 codes for MAAVAAVAARRRRSWTGLVLACLGVCLGITLAVDRSNFKTCEESSFCKRQRSIRPGHSPYRALLDSLQLGPDALTVHLINEVTKVLLVLELQGLRRNMTRIRIDELEPRRPRYRVPDVLVADPPTAGLSVSGRDANSVELTMAEGPYKIILTAQPFRLDLLEDRSLLLSVNARGLLNFEHQRAPRVSFSDKVSLTLGSIWDKIKNLFSRQGSKDPAEGDGAQPEETPGDGDKANETQGKAEHDEPGAWEETFKTHTDSKPFGPTSVSLDFSLPGMEHVYGIPEHADNLRLKVTEGGEPYRLYNLDVFQYELYNRMALYGSVPVLLAHSPHRDLGIFWLNAAETWVDISSNTAGKTLFGKMLDYLQGSGETPQTDVRWISESGIIDVFLLLGPSVFDVFRQYASLTGTQVLPPLFSLGYHQSRWNYRDEADVLEVDQGFDDHNLPCDVIWLDIEHADGKRYFTWDPSRFPQPLTMLEHLASKRRKLVAIVDPHIKVDSGYRVHEELQNLGLYVKTRDGSDYEGWCWPGAAGYPDFTNPKMRAWWANMFRFDNYEGSSPNLYVWNDMNEPSVFNGPEVTMLKDAQHYGGWEHRDVHNIYGFYVHMATADGLVLRSGGIERPFVLSRAFFAGSQRFGAVWTGDNAAEWDHLKISIPMCLSLGLVGLSFCGADVGGFFKNPEPELLVRWYQMGAYQPFFRAHAHLDTGRREPWLLPSQYHDIIRDALGQRYSLLPFWYTLFYQAHREGIPIMRPLWVHYPQDVTTFSIDDQFLLGDALLVHPVSDSEAHGVQVYLPGQGEVWYDVHSYQKHHGPQTLYLPVTLSSIPVFQRGGTIVPRWMRVRRSSDCMKDDPITLFVALSLQGTAQGELFLDDGHTFNYQTRHEFLLRRFSFSGNTLVSSSADPKGHFETPIWIERVVIIGAGKPATVVLQTKGSPESRLSFQHDPETSVLILRKPGVSVVSDWSIHLR; via the exons ATGGCGGCGGTAGCGGCAGTGGCGGCGCGTAGGAGGCG GTCTTGGACTGGTTTGGTACTGGCTTGTTTAGGCGTCTGCCTGGGAATTACCCTGGCTGTGGATAGAAGCAACTTTAAGACCTGCGAAGAGAGTTCCTTCTGCAA GAGGCAACGAAGCATACGGCCAGGCCATTCTCCATACCGAGCCTTGCTGGACTCTCTGCAGCTTGGTCCTGATGCCCTCACGGTCCATCTGATCAACGAAGTCACTAAG GTGTTGCTTGTGCTGGAGCTCCAGGGGCTTCGAAGGAACATGACTCGGATCAGAATTGATGAACTAGAGCCCCGGCGGCCCCGATACCGTGTGCCAGACGTGTTGGTGGCTGATCCCCCCACAGCTGG GCTTTCTGTCTCTGGCCGGGATGCCAACAGCGTAGAGCTAACCATGGCTGAGGGGCCCTATAAAATCATCTTGACGGCACAGCCATTCCGCCTCGACCTACTGGAGGACCGCAGCCTTCTGCTCAGTGTCAATGCCCGAGGACTCTTAAATTTTGAGCACCAGAGGGCTCCCAGGGTCTC tTTCTCGGATAAAGTTAGTCTCACGCTCGGTAGCATTTGGGATAAGATCAAGAACCTTTTCTCTAG GCAAGGATCAAAAGACCCAGCTGAGGGCGATGGGGCCCAGCCCGAGGAAACACCTGGGGATGGTGACAAGGCAa ATGAGACCCAGGGGAAGGCAGAGCACGATGAGCCAGGAGCCTGGGAAGAGACATTTAAAACTCACACTGACAGCAAGCCCTTtg gCCCCACGTCTGTGAGTTTGGACTTCTCTCTGCCAGGCATGGAGCATGTGTATGGGATCCCCGAGCATGCAGACAACCTGAGGCTGAAAGTCACTGA gggtggggagcCGTATCGCCTCTACAATTTGGACGTGTTCCAGTATGAGCTGTACAACCGCATGGCCCTATATGGGTCTGTGCCCGTGCTCCTAGCACACAGCCCTCATCGGGACCTGGGCATCTTCTGGCTCAACGCCGCAGAGACCTGGGTTGACATATCCTCCAACACTGCAGGCAAG ACCCTGTTTGGGAAGATGCTGGACTACCTGCAGGGCTCTGGGGAGACCCCACAGACAGATGTTCGCTGGATATCGGAGAGTGGCATCATTGATGTCTTCCTGCTACTTGGGCCGTCTGTCTTTGATGTCTTCCGGCAGTACGCTAGTCTCACAG GGACCCAGGTTTTGCCCCCGCTCTTCTCCCTCGGCTACCACCAGAGCCGCTGGAACTATCGGGATGAGGCTGACGTTCTGGAAGTCGATCAGGGCTTCGATGATCACAACCTGCCTTGCGATGTCATCTGGCTGGACATTGAGCATGCTGATGGCAAGCGGTATTTCACCTGGGACCCCAGCCGtttcccccagcccctcaccaTGCTTGAGCATTTGGCCTCCAAGAGGCGGAAG CTGGTGGCCATCGTGGACCCCCACATCAAGGTGGACTCTGGCTACCGCGTACATGAAGAGTTGCAGAACCTGGGTCTGTACGTTAAAACCCGGGATGGCTCTGACTACGAAGGCTGGTGCTGGCCAG GCGCAGCCGGTTACCCTGATTTCACCAATCCCAAGATGAGGGCCTGGTGGGCTAACATGTTTCGCTTTGACAATTATGAG GGCTCATCTCCCAACCTCTATGTCTGGAATGACATGAATGAACCGTCCGTGTTCAATGGTCCTGAGGTCACCATGCTCAAGGATGCCCAGCATTATGGGGGTTGGGAGCACCGAGACGTGCATAACATCTATGGCTTCTACGTG CACATGGCGACTGCTGACGGGCTGGTGCTGCGCTCCGGGGGCATAGAACGCCCCTTTGTCCTGAGCAGGGCTTTCTTTGCTGGCTCCCAGCGCTTTG gAGCCGTGTGGACAGGCGACAATGCTGCCGAATGGGACCATTTGAAGATCTCTATTCCTATGTGTCTCAGCTTGGGGCTGGTGGGACTTTCCTTCTGTGGAG CGGATGTGGGCGGCTTCTTCAAAAATCCAGAGCCAGAGCTGCTTGTGCGCTGGTACCAGATGGGTGCCTACCAGCCGTTCTTCCGGGCACATGCCCACTTGGACACTGGTCGGCGAGAGCCGTGGTTGTTACCGTCTCAGTACCATGACATAATCCGAGACGCCTTGGGTCAGCGATACTCCCTACTGCCCTTCTGGTATACCCTCTTCTATCAGGCCCATCGTGAAGGGATTCCTATCATGAG GCCCCTGTGGGTTCATTATCCTCAGGATGTGACCACCTTCAGTATAGATGATCAGTTCCTGCTTG GGGATGCATTGCTGGTTCACCCTGTATCAGACTCTGAGGCTCATGGCGTGCAGGTCTATCTTCCTGGCCAAGGGGAG GTGTGGTATGACGTTCATAGCTACCAGAAGCATCATGGTCCCCAGACCCTGTATCTGCCTGTAACTCTAAGCAGT ATCCCTGTGTTCCAGCGTGGAGGGACAATTGTGCCCCGATGGATGCGAGTGCGGCGTTCTTCAGACTGCATGAAGGATGACCCCATCACTCTTTTCGTTGCACTCAGCCTCCAG GGTACGGCCCAAGGAGAGCTCTTTCTAGATGATGGGCACACGTTCAACTATCAGACTCGCCATGAGTTCCTGCTGCGTCGATTCTCATTCTCTGGCAACACCCTTGTCTCCAG CTCAGCAGACCCCAAAGGCCACTTTGAGACACCAATTTGGATTGAGCGGGTGGTGATAATAGGGGCTGGAAAGCCAGCAACCGTGGTACTCCAGACAAAAG GATCTCCTGAAAGCCGCCTGTCCTTCCAGCATGACCCTGAGACCTCTGTGTTGATCCTGCGCAAGCCTGGCGTCAGTGTGGTATCCGACTGGAGTATTCACCTGCGATAA
- the GANAB gene encoding neutral alpha-glucosidase AB isoform X4 — protein sequence MAAVAAVAARRRRSWTGLVLACLGVCLGITLAVDRSNFKTCEESSFCKRQRSIRPGHSPYRALLDSLQLGPDALTVHLINEVTKVLLVLELQGLRRNMTRIRIDELEPRRPRYRVPDVLVADPPTAGLSVSGRDANSVELTMAEGPYKIILTAQPFRLDLLEDRSLLLSVNARGLLNFEHQRAPRVSQGSKDPAEGDGAQPEETPGDGDKANETQGKAEHDEPGAWEETFKTHTDSKPFGPTSVSLDFSLPGMEHVYGIPEHADNLRLKVTEGGEPYRLYNLDVFQYELYNRMALYGSVPVLLAHSPHRDLGIFWLNAAETWVDISSNTAGKTLFGKMLDYLQGSGETPQTDVRWISESGIIDVFLLLGPSVFDVFRQYASLTGTQVLPPLFSLGYHQSRWNYRDEADVLEVDQGFDDHNLPCDVIWLDIEHADGKRYFTWDPSRFPQPLTMLEHLASKRRKLVAIVDPHIKVDSGYRVHEELQNLGLYVKTRDGSDYEGWCWPGAAGYPDFTNPKMRAWWANMFRFDNYEGSSPNLYVWNDMNEPSVFNGPEVTMLKDAQHYGGWEHRDVHNIYGFYVHMATADGLVLRSGGIERPFVLSRAFFAGSQRFGAVWTGDNAAEWDHLKISIPMCLSLGLVGLSFCGADVGGFFKNPEPELLVRWYQMGAYQPFFRAHAHLDTGRREPWLLPSQYHDIIRDALGQRYSLLPFWYTLFYQAHREGIPIMRPLWVHYPQDVTTFSIDDQFLLGDALLVHPVSDSEAHGVQVYLPGQGEVWYDVHSYQKHHGPQTLYLPVTLSSIPVFQRGGTIVPRWMRVRRSSDCMKDDPITLFVALSLQGTAQGELFLDDGHTFNYQTRHEFLLRRFSFSGNTLVSSSADPKGHFETPIWIERVVIIGAGKPATVVLQTKGSPESRLSFQHDPETSVLILRKPGVSVVSDWSIHLR from the exons ATGGCGGCGGTAGCGGCAGTGGCGGCGCGTAGGAGGCG GTCTTGGACTGGTTTGGTACTGGCTTGTTTAGGCGTCTGCCTGGGAATTACCCTGGCTGTGGATAGAAGCAACTTTAAGACCTGCGAAGAGAGTTCCTTCTGCAA GAGGCAACGAAGCATACGGCCAGGCCATTCTCCATACCGAGCCTTGCTGGACTCTCTGCAGCTTGGTCCTGATGCCCTCACGGTCCATCTGATCAACGAAGTCACTAAG GTGTTGCTTGTGCTGGAGCTCCAGGGGCTTCGAAGGAACATGACTCGGATCAGAATTGATGAACTAGAGCCCCGGCGGCCCCGATACCGTGTGCCAGACGTGTTGGTGGCTGATCCCCCCACAGCTGG GCTTTCTGTCTCTGGCCGGGATGCCAACAGCGTAGAGCTAACCATGGCTGAGGGGCCCTATAAAATCATCTTGACGGCACAGCCATTCCGCCTCGACCTACTGGAGGACCGCAGCCTTCTGCTCAGTGTCAATGCCCGAGGACTCTTAAATTTTGAGCACCAGAGGGCTCCCAGGGTCTC GCAAGGATCAAAAGACCCAGCTGAGGGCGATGGGGCCCAGCCCGAGGAAACACCTGGGGATGGTGACAAGGCAa ATGAGACCCAGGGGAAGGCAGAGCACGATGAGCCAGGAGCCTGGGAAGAGACATTTAAAACTCACACTGACAGCAAGCCCTTtg gCCCCACGTCTGTGAGTTTGGACTTCTCTCTGCCAGGCATGGAGCATGTGTATGGGATCCCCGAGCATGCAGACAACCTGAGGCTGAAAGTCACTGA gggtggggagcCGTATCGCCTCTACAATTTGGACGTGTTCCAGTATGAGCTGTACAACCGCATGGCCCTATATGGGTCTGTGCCCGTGCTCCTAGCACACAGCCCTCATCGGGACCTGGGCATCTTCTGGCTCAACGCCGCAGAGACCTGGGTTGACATATCCTCCAACACTGCAGGCAAG ACCCTGTTTGGGAAGATGCTGGACTACCTGCAGGGCTCTGGGGAGACCCCACAGACAGATGTTCGCTGGATATCGGAGAGTGGCATCATTGATGTCTTCCTGCTACTTGGGCCGTCTGTCTTTGATGTCTTCCGGCAGTACGCTAGTCTCACAG GGACCCAGGTTTTGCCCCCGCTCTTCTCCCTCGGCTACCACCAGAGCCGCTGGAACTATCGGGATGAGGCTGACGTTCTGGAAGTCGATCAGGGCTTCGATGATCACAACCTGCCTTGCGATGTCATCTGGCTGGACATTGAGCATGCTGATGGCAAGCGGTATTTCACCTGGGACCCCAGCCGtttcccccagcccctcaccaTGCTTGAGCATTTGGCCTCCAAGAGGCGGAAG CTGGTGGCCATCGTGGACCCCCACATCAAGGTGGACTCTGGCTACCGCGTACATGAAGAGTTGCAGAACCTGGGTCTGTACGTTAAAACCCGGGATGGCTCTGACTACGAAGGCTGGTGCTGGCCAG GCGCAGCCGGTTACCCTGATTTCACCAATCCCAAGATGAGGGCCTGGTGGGCTAACATGTTTCGCTTTGACAATTATGAG GGCTCATCTCCCAACCTCTATGTCTGGAATGACATGAATGAACCGTCCGTGTTCAATGGTCCTGAGGTCACCATGCTCAAGGATGCCCAGCATTATGGGGGTTGGGAGCACCGAGACGTGCATAACATCTATGGCTTCTACGTG CACATGGCGACTGCTGACGGGCTGGTGCTGCGCTCCGGGGGCATAGAACGCCCCTTTGTCCTGAGCAGGGCTTTCTTTGCTGGCTCCCAGCGCTTTG gAGCCGTGTGGACAGGCGACAATGCTGCCGAATGGGACCATTTGAAGATCTCTATTCCTATGTGTCTCAGCTTGGGGCTGGTGGGACTTTCCTTCTGTGGAG CGGATGTGGGCGGCTTCTTCAAAAATCCAGAGCCAGAGCTGCTTGTGCGCTGGTACCAGATGGGTGCCTACCAGCCGTTCTTCCGGGCACATGCCCACTTGGACACTGGTCGGCGAGAGCCGTGGTTGTTACCGTCTCAGTACCATGACATAATCCGAGACGCCTTGGGTCAGCGATACTCCCTACTGCCCTTCTGGTATACCCTCTTCTATCAGGCCCATCGTGAAGGGATTCCTATCATGAG GCCCCTGTGGGTTCATTATCCTCAGGATGTGACCACCTTCAGTATAGATGATCAGTTCCTGCTTG GGGATGCATTGCTGGTTCACCCTGTATCAGACTCTGAGGCTCATGGCGTGCAGGTCTATCTTCCTGGCCAAGGGGAG GTGTGGTATGACGTTCATAGCTACCAGAAGCATCATGGTCCCCAGACCCTGTATCTGCCTGTAACTCTAAGCAGT ATCCCTGTGTTCCAGCGTGGAGGGACAATTGTGCCCCGATGGATGCGAGTGCGGCGTTCTTCAGACTGCATGAAGGATGACCCCATCACTCTTTTCGTTGCACTCAGCCTCCAG GGTACGGCCCAAGGAGAGCTCTTTCTAGATGATGGGCACACGTTCAACTATCAGACTCGCCATGAGTTCCTGCTGCGTCGATTCTCATTCTCTGGCAACACCCTTGTCTCCAG CTCAGCAGACCCCAAAGGCCACTTTGAGACACCAATTTGGATTGAGCGGGTGGTGATAATAGGGGCTGGAAAGCCAGCAACCGTGGTACTCCAGACAAAAG GATCTCCTGAAAGCCGCCTGTCCTTCCAGCATGACCCTGAGACCTCTGTGTTGATCCTGCGCAAGCCTGGCGTCAGTGTGGTATCCGACTGGAGTATTCACCTGCGATAA